The Papaver somniferum cultivar HN1 chromosome 3, ASM357369v1, whole genome shotgun sequence genome includes a region encoding these proteins:
- the LOC113356842 gene encoding ferredoxin--nitrite reductase, chloroplastic-like produces MSSSSSSLRFILPTSQIQSSNRRKSRSLTITQTLTTPSSSSTTTTDGVGESRLEPRVEKKDGYWILKEKFRQGINPSEKIKIEREPMKLVVEDGIKELSQISLEELEKSKSTKDDVDVRLKWLGLFHRRKHQYGRFMMRLKLPNGVTTSEQTRYLASVIKKYGKDGCADVTTRQNWQIRGVELPDVPEIMEGLLSVGLTSLQSGMDNVRNAVGSPLAGIDPLEIVDTRPYTNLLSQFITDNSRGNLDFTNLPRKWNVAVVGTHDLYEHPHINDLAYMPATKNGRFGFNLLVGGFFSPKRCAEAIPLDAWVPADDIIPVCKAILEAYRDLGTRGNRQKTRMMWLIDELGVEGFRSEVVKRLPQQELERSSEEDLVQAQWERRDYFGVHPQKQEGLSFVGLHVPVGRLQADDMFELARLADEYGSSELRLTVEQNIIIPNIENSKIEKLLNEPLLKDRFSPEPPILMKGLVACTGNQFCGQAIIETKARALQVAEEVHKLVEVTKPVRMHWTGCPNTCGQVQVADIGFMGCMARDENGKICEGADVYLGGRIGSDSHLAEVYKKAVPVKNLVPLVVDILKEKFGAVPREIEEED; encoded by the exons ATGTCTTCCTCATCGTCCTCCTTACGATTTATCCTACCAACGTCACAGATCCAATCATCCAATCGaagaaaatcaaggagtttgacgATCACTCAAACACTAACAACTCCCTCTTCGTCAAGTACCACTACtactgatggtgttggtgaatCAAGGTTAGAACCAAGAGTTGAAAAGAAAGATGGATATTGGATATTGAAAGAGAAATTCAGACAAGGTATTAATCCATCTgagaaaatcaaaattgaaagagAACCTATGAAATTAGTAGTGGAAGATGGTATTAAAGAACTTTCACAGATTTCTCTTGAAGAACTTGAGAAGTCCAAGTCTACTAAAGATGATGTTGATGTTCGTCTGAAATGGTTGGGTCTTTTTCATCGCCGAAAGCATCAAT ATGGGAGATTTATGATGAGATTGAAGTTACCAAATGGAGTAACAACGAGCGAACAAACCCGTTATTTAGCGAGTGTTATAAAGAAGTATGGAAAAGATGGGTGTGCAGACGTTACAACAAGGCAAAACTGGCAAATTCGAGGTGTTGAACTCCCTGATGTACCAGAAATAATGGAGGGTCTTTTGAGTGTTGGTCTTACTAGTCTGCAGAGTGGAATGGACAATGTTAGGAATGCTGTTGGAAGTCCACTTGCTGGAATAGACCCACTTGAGATAGTTGATACACGACCGTACACTAACCTTCTATCTCAGTTCATCACCGACAACTCTCGTGGGAACCTCGACTTCACTAACTT GCCAAGGAAGTGGAATGTTGCGGTTGTGGGTACTCATGATCTCTATGAACATCCCCATATCAATGATCTTGCTTACATGCCAGCCACCAAGAATGGAAGGTTTGGATTCAATTTGCTAGTTGGTGGATTCTTCAGCCCTAAACGATGCGCCGAAGCAATACCTCTGGATGCTTGGGTTCCAGCAGACGATATAATCCCAGTTTGTAAAGCTATTTTAGAGGCATACAGGGACTTGGGTACCAGAGGAAATCGACAAAAAACACGAATGATGTGGTTAATTGACGAACTC GGTGTTGAAGGATTCAGATCAGAGGTAGTAAAAAGGTTGCCCCAACAAGAGCTGGAAAGATCATCTGAAGAAGATTTAGTCCAAGCGCAGTGGGAAAGAAGAGACTACTTTGGTGTCCATCCACAGAAACAAGAAGGTTTAAGCTTTGTAGGTCTCCATGTGCCAGTGGGTCGACTTCAAGCTGACGACATGTTTGAGCTAGCACGCTTAGCTGACGAGTATGGGTCAAGTGAACTCCGTCTCACAGTAGAGCAAAACATCATAATTCCAAATATTGAAAACTCAAAAATCGAGAAGTTACTCAATGAGCCCTTGTTGAAGGACAGATTCTCACCCGAACCACCAATTCTTATGAAAGGATTGGTAGCCTGCACAGGTAACCAGTTCTGTGGACAAGCCATTATTGAAACTAAAGCTAGGGCGCTGCAGGTGGCCGAGGAGGTTCATAAGCTAGTCGAGGTGACTAAACCCGTGAGAATGCACTGGACAGGTTGCCCCAACACCTGTGGACAAGTTCAAGTTGCTGATATAGGTTTCATGGGTTGCATGGCCAGAGACGAAAATGGAAAGATATGTGAGGGAGCTGATGTTTACTTAGGTGGGAGAATTGGAAGTGATTCCCATTTAGCAGAG